Below is a genomic region from Zea mays cultivar B73 chromosome 9, Zm-B73-REFERENCE-NAM-5.0, whole genome shotgun sequence.
TTGGTCGATGCCATTGGCGGACCCGTTCTGCACGCCAAGCTTGTGGAACTCGGCCTCGATGACCTCCACGATCTTTGCGTCCTCAGGGTCCTGCTCGGGGATTTTCACGTGCAAGGAGCCCTGCTTGATGAGCTCCTGGTTCAGCGCCTGCTCCTGGATGAAGCTGTAGAGCTCCTGGTGGAACGGGTGGTCGAGAGAGAAGCAGTTATCGGCGTCGCCTGACGAATGTTTGGATGAGCCCGAGCCCTCCTGTCTGCAgaaatgggggagggaggagtagTCCATGATCTGCATGTTCCAGAACTGCCCCCATGTCATTGCACTGTGATCGTCAAAGGCTTTAAGCCAGAAGACGCTTTAAGGGTAAAAATCAAGGGCCATGTAAACAGTAATCGATCTTCGTTACCTGTAGAAGCTCGTCTCTCCCGCAGCCACGCAACACATGAACTTTCTTCCTTGTTCTCTCTTGCAACAGAGGCTTCACGACCTAAAATCAAATGAAACGTTAGAGAAGATTTACAGGAAAAAAAAAGTGTTAAGATTTGTAGTAATCTCAAGAAGCACACCTTCCAACATGCAGAAAATATGTATGGAgcgtttactatataataggtctCAGTCTTTTCAGGGTAATTCAAATCATCAACTGTAGATATTGCAGTCACAATCTGTAATACATCAATAATTAGTCAGCAGTAGGGTAAAAAAAAGTGGATAGCATTTGCACCGTGCACGTTTTACTTATTTTGATGGGTACTATTTATAGTCTTCTAATTTGTGTGCGGCCTTATTTATACAGCATATTGATTTTTACTTAATATAGGCATATAATCATCGTTGTCGCCCCTACGGACGTTATGAAAATCAATTCTTCTAGTTTGGAGAACAGAAGAGAATAGAATACAATGATATTGCAGGCTGTACCTTCATTTGGTGTAGTGCTGACAATTTCAGACCAGTCATATCGAGAACCTTTATACAGGTGGTAATAGGTCTCCCATACTTCTTTGTCACTGTAGGCTAGATGAAACGGAAGTGAGCAAATACATGGGTTAAGAAATTTCATAGAAGTCATCTAATTCTCCATGGAGCTTTAGTTGATCACTCACCAAAATAAAACGATCTCGGTACTCATTGATCTGAATGTGAGATTGCACATAGTAGTTAACCTGGAAATGCATGCATATAAATTCGTGGACAGACGAGTATGACTTGATCTCAAATACATATGGATTCGATCTGATAAAAAGGGTCAAAATCTATTTAAATTCGTATGACTCCAATTACATTGCAACTTACTAGTGCAACAGTATTTACTTATATTTAATTCGATTGACATGGATGGATCTCAAATACATATGGATGCAATATGATAAAAGGGTCAAAATCTATTTAGATTCATACATGACTCCAATTATGTTTGAACTTACAACTTTACAAGTGCAATAGTATTTACTTATATTTAATTTGATTGACATGGATGCATTCTGACAGATGTTAAGTATATCAAGGCCCATGGCCCATGAGGATGGCTGTATACACATATTACAATCATGATTCTTAATTCATCATATTCTCAAAATATGCAAGGCCAGTAACAATGAAAGCTACTAAAACGATTAAGAATAGTCTGAGACAGTTACCGAAGCTTTGTCATATGTACTCAGCCCAACACCAACTGCAAATACAGGAATGCCCTACAATAG
It encodes:
- the LOC100282704 gene encoding SEC14-like protein 1 isoform 1 (isoform 1 is encoded by transcript variant 1), which produces MAAEASAVQQLAGLLDQVDAPLKKTFENVHQGYPTETLLRFLKAREWHVNKAHRMLEDSLNWRMQNEIDSILEKPIIPVDLYRSIRDTQLIGLSGYSKEGIPVFAVGVGLSTYDKASVNYYVQSHIQINEYRDRFILPTVTKKYGRPITTCIKVLDMTGLKLSALHQMKIVTAISTVDDLNYPEKTETYYIVNAPYIFSACWKVVKPLLQERTRKKVHVLRGCGRDELLQIMDYSSLPHFCRQEGSGSSKHSSGDADNCFSLDHPFHQELYSFIQEQALNQELIKQGSLHVKIPEQDPEDAKIVEVIEAEFHKLGVQNGSANGIDQA
- the LOC100282704 gene encoding SEC14-like protein 1 isoform X3; translated protein: MLEDSLNWRMQNEIDSILEKPIIPVDLYRSIRDTQLIGLSGYSKEGIPVFAVGVGLSTYDKASVNYYVQSHIQINEYRDRFILPTVTKKYGRPITTCIKVLDMTGLKLSALHQMKIVTAISTVDDLNYPEKTETYYIVNAPYIFSACWKVVKPLLQERTRKKVHVLRGCGRDELLQIMDYSSLPHFCRQEGSGSSKHSSGDADNCFSLDHPFHQELYSFIQEQALNQELIKQGSLHVKIPEQDPEDAKIVEVIEAEFHKLGVQNGSANGIDQA
- the LOC100282704 gene encoding SEC14-like protein 1 isoform 2 (isoform 2 is encoded by transcript variant 2) — encoded protein: MAAEASAVQQLAGLLDQVDAPLKKTFENVHQGYPTETLLRFLKAREWHVNKAHRMLEDSLNWRMQNEIDSILEKPIIPVDLYRSIRDTQLIGLSGYSKEGIPVFAVGVGLSTYDKASVNYYVQSHIQINEYRDRFILPTVTKKYGRPITTCIKVLDMTGLKLSALHQMKIVTAISTVDDLNYPEKTETYYIVNAPYIFSACWKVVKPLLQERTRKKVHVLRGCGRDELLQFWNMQIMDYSSLPHFCRQEGSGSSKHSSGDADNCFSLDHPFHQELYSFIQEQALNQELIKQGSLHVKIPEQDPEDAKIVEVIEAEFHKLGVQNGSANGIDQA
- the LOC100282704 gene encoding SEC14-like protein 1 isoform X2, which produces MLEDSLNWRMQNEIDSILEKPIIPVDLYRSIRDTQLIGLSGYSKEGIPVFAVGVGLSTYDKASVNYYVQSHIQINEYRDRFILPTVTKKYGRPITTCIKVLDMTGLKLSALHQMKIVTAISTVDDLNYPEKTETYYIVNAPYIFSACWKVVKPLLQERTRKKVHVLRGCGRDELLQFWNMQIMDYSSLPHFCRQEGSGSSKHSSGDADNCFSLDHPFHQELYSFIQEQALNQELIKQGSLHVKIPEQDPEDAKIVEVIEAEFHKLGVQNGSANGIDQA